The Odocoileus virginianus isolate 20LAN1187 ecotype Illinois chromosome 27, Ovbor_1.2, whole genome shotgun sequence genome has a window encoding:
- the CIMIP3 gene encoding putative uncharacterized protein CIMIP3 isoform X3 has product MSRVRDSQKSSVPSHGPKTPSGQKVKAPHRPLSLSWKQDRERTLAAAYVPVVVDPRGQNPDKLRFNFYTSQYSNSLNPFYTLQKPTCGYLYRRDTDHTRKRFDVPPANLVLWRS; this is encoded by the exons ATGTCAAGGGTAAGG gaCTCACAGAAATCCTCAGTACCCAGTCATGGGCCGAAGACGCCATCAGGCCAAAAGGTGAAGGCTCCACACCGTCCCCTGTCCTTGTCATGGAAGCAGGACCGTGAGCGGACTCTGGCAGCAGCCTATGTGCCGGTGGTGGTGGACCCCAGAGGGCAGAATCCAGACAAGCTCAGGTTCAATTTCTACACCTCCCAGTACTCCAACTCCCTGAACCCCTTCTACACCTTGCAGAAGCCCACGTGTGGCTACCTATACCGCCGGGACACCGACCACACCCGCAAGCGCTTCGACGTGCCTCCTGCCAACCTGGTCTTGTGGCGCTCGTAG
- the CIMIP3 gene encoding putative uncharacterized protein CIMIP3 isoform X2, producing the protein MLSKRCHNAPSPIQVLPSLVSQTLPRVPEYLWSPWPPKVPSHHQGRCWSRMFQDSQKSSVPSHGPKTPSGQKVKAPHRPLSLSWKQDRERTLAAAYVPVVVDPRGQNPDKLRFNFYTSQYSNSLNPFYTLQKPTCGYLYRRDTDHTRKRFDVPPANLVLWRS; encoded by the exons ATGTTGTCAAAGCGGTGTCACAATGCCCCCAGCCCCATACAAGTTCTCCCTAGCTTGGTGTCCCAGACCCTCCCAAGAGTCCCTGAATACCTCTGGAGCCCTTGGCCGCCAAAAGTTCCATCTCACCACCAAGGAAGGTGCTGGTCAAGGATGTTCCAG gaCTCACAGAAATCCTCAGTACCCAGTCATGGGCCGAAGACGCCATCAGGCCAAAAGGTGAAGGCTCCACACCGTCCCCTGTCCTTGTCATGGAAGCAGGACCGTGAGCGGACTCTGGCAGCAGCCTATGTGCCGGTGGTGGTGGACCCCAGAGGGCAGAATCCAGACAAGCTCAGGTTCAATTTCTACACCTCCCAGTACTCCAACTCCCTGAACCCCTTCTACACCTTGCAGAAGCCCACGTGTGGCTACCTATACCGCCGGGACACCGACCACACCCGCAAGCGCTTCGACGTGCCTCCTGCCAACCTGGTCTTGTGGCGCTCGTAG
- the CIMIP3 gene encoding putative uncharacterized protein CIMIP3 isoform X4 — translation MSRDSQKSSVPSHGPKTPSGQKVKAPHRPLSLSWKQDRERTLAAAYVPVVVDPRGQNPDKLRFNFYTSQYSNSLNPFYTLQKPTCGYLYRRDTDHTRKRFDVPPANLVLWRS, via the exons ATGTCAAGG gaCTCACAGAAATCCTCAGTACCCAGTCATGGGCCGAAGACGCCATCAGGCCAAAAGGTGAAGGCTCCACACCGTCCCCTGTCCTTGTCATGGAAGCAGGACCGTGAGCGGACTCTGGCAGCAGCCTATGTGCCGGTGGTGGTGGACCCCAGAGGGCAGAATCCAGACAAGCTCAGGTTCAATTTCTACACCTCCCAGTACTCCAACTCCCTGAACCCCTTCTACACCTTGCAGAAGCCCACGTGTGGCTACCTATACCGCCGGGACACCGACCACACCCGCAAGCGCTTCGACGTGCCTCCTGCCAACCTGGTCTTGTGGCGCTCGTAG